A single genomic interval of Caldanaerovirga acetigignens harbors:
- the rph gene encoding ribonuclease PH, which produces MARVDGREFNEIRRVKITRHFNKYAEGSVLIEAGDTKVICTATIDEKVPPFLRGKGQGWITAEYSMLPRATEMRNVRETLRPSGRTMEIQRLIGRALRSVVDLAAMGERTVWLDCDVIQADGGTRTAAITGAFVALVDAFKFMKDKGILEVIPVNSFVAAVSVGIVEGQKLLDLNFDEDSRAQVDMNVVMTDRGQIVEIQGTGEAFPFTRQDLDELLDLAQKGVFDLITVQKEVLKDILGEVEK; this is translated from the coding sequence TTGGCAAGGGTTGATGGTAGAGAATTCAACGAGATAAGACGGGTTAAGATAACAAGGCATTTCAACAAGTATGCTGAAGGTTCGGTCCTAATTGAAGCGGGAGATACCAAAGTAATATGTACAGCCACTATCGATGAAAAGGTCCCTCCTTTTTTAAGAGGTAAGGGACAAGGGTGGATTACTGCTGAATATTCCATGCTGCCTAGGGCTACGGAAATGCGCAATGTAAGAGAAACGTTGCGCCCGAGCGGCAGGACCATGGAAATACAAAGATTGATAGGAAGGGCCTTAAGGTCGGTCGTGGACCTTGCAGCAATGGGAGAAAGAACGGTTTGGCTGGACTGCGACGTGATACAGGCCGACGGAGGGACTCGCACAGCGGCTATAACCGGGGCTTTTGTCGCCCTAGTAGACGCTTTTAAGTTTATGAAAGATAAAGGGATTTTAGAGGTGATTCCTGTCAACAGTTTTGTTGCGGCAGTGAGCGTTGGAATAGTAGAAGGGCAGAAGTTGCTGGATTTAAATTTCGATGAAGACAGCAGAGCCCAGGTGGATATGAACGTGGTAATGACCGACAGGGGACAGATAGTCGAAATTCAGGGGACTGGCGAGGCCTTTCCCTTTACCCGCCAGGACCTAGACGAACTTCTTGACCTGGCGCAAAAAGGCGTGTTCGACCTCATTACCGTCCAAAAAGAGGTTCTGAAGGATATCTTGGGCGAGGTAGAAAAATAA
- a CDS encoding GerMN domain-containing protein: protein MLKRIMELFIGALFVLVFLSACRFLGEKVKPLSEASDSTRETQANMRKTVFYFVNEQNLLVPVAKDIPWVEGIGKAALENLVYTPEKERELEDKGLKPPLPPGTRVLGMTIRDGLAKVDFSREFLDLTDRLQEENAVKAVVYTLTEFPTVQRVHLMVEGKPLKRCPNGTVLSDELMREMINLEERTVAKTKIPVTLYFTSSSKTGAFSYFVPVTRMVEKSDNIMKTALEELIKGPKEGMGLSAVIPPDTKVLNVSRYGNEVIANFSKEIEGYGGGVEIEQALVNTIVLTLYEFPGVEKVTLQVEGESGVLPEGTMLDVPILKPAYINPVNI, encoded by the coding sequence ATGCTTAAGAGAATCATGGAATTATTTATAGGGGCCCTTTTTGTTCTTGTTTTTTTATCGGCTTGTAGATTTTTGGGCGAGAAAGTCAAACCTTTATCTGAGGCATCTGATTCCACAAGAGAAACACAAGCTAATATGCGAAAGACCGTATTTTATTTTGTAAATGAACAAAATCTCTTAGTTCCGGTGGCAAAAGACATACCGTGGGTGGAAGGAATAGGCAAGGCTGCTTTGGAAAATTTAGTATATACACCGGAAAAGGAAAGGGAGCTGGAAGATAAGGGTCTAAAACCTCCTTTGCCTCCAGGGACTAGGGTTTTAGGTATGACTATAAGGGATGGGCTTGCAAAGGTAGATTTCAGCAGAGAGTTTTTGGATCTGACAGACAGGTTACAGGAGGAAAATGCCGTAAAAGCTGTGGTTTACACCCTTACCGAATTTCCAACTGTTCAACGGGTGCATTTAATGGTGGAAGGCAAACCGTTGAAAAGGTGTCCGAACGGAACTGTTTTAAGCGATGAATTAATGCGAGAAATGATAAACCTTGAAGAGAGGACAGTTGCAAAAACTAAGATCCCCGTGACATTGTATTTCACATCATCAAGCAAGACCGGGGCATTTTCATATTTTGTCCCGGTTACCCGAATGGTTGAAAAAAGTGACAATATAATGAAGACTGCTTTGGAAGAATTGATCAAGGGTCCGAAGGAAGGAATGGGCTTGAGCGCTGTTATCCCACCTGATACAAAGGTGCTGAATGTAAGTAGATACGGCAATGAAGTGATAGCAAATTTTTCCAAGGAAATAGAAGGTTACGGCGGGGGTGTTGAAATAGAACAGGCTTTGGTAAATACGATAGTTTTGACTCTTTACGAGTTTCCGGGAGTGGAGAAAGTTACTCTGCAGGTGGAGGGTGAAAGCGGGGTCTTACCTGAGGGCACAATGCTGGATGTTCCAATATTAAAGCCTGCTTACATTAACCCCGTCAATATCTAA
- a CDS encoding DUF2179 domain-containing protein produces the protein MDVFLGYFFIFIARVCDVSLATIRTLMVVRGNRLQAATIGFFEVIIYITALNQVVNKLDNPLNLIVYAFGFATGNYVGSFLEEKLALGLTTVQVITKNPELSERVRSLGYGVTVLNGSGKEGSRHVLVISLARKNVPDLISYIENEDESAFITIMDTKSVKGGYFKQAK, from the coding sequence TTGGACGTATTTCTCGGTTATTTTTTCATTTTTATTGCTCGAGTTTGCGATGTATCTCTGGCTACGATACGAACTTTAATGGTCGTCAGAGGTAACCGGCTACAGGCGGCTACCATAGGCTTTTTCGAAGTCATAATATATATAACGGCCTTGAACCAGGTGGTAAATAAATTGGATAATCCTCTAAATTTAATCGTATATGCGTTTGGATTTGCTACAGGGAATTACGTAGGTAGCTTTCTCGAGGAAAAATTGGCGTTGGGACTTACTACGGTGCAGGTGATAACAAAAAATCCGGAACTTTCGGAAAGGGTTAGAAGTCTTGGATATGGAGTGACGGTGCTCAACGGTTCTGGCAAAGAGGGCAGTCGCCACGTACTCGTAATTTCCCTAGCGAGAAAAAACGTGCCAGACCTGATAAGTTATATAGAAAACGAAGACGAGTCGGCATTTATCACCATAATGGATACTAAATCGGTCAAGGGGGGATACTTTAAACAAGCTAAGTAA
- a CDS encoding N-acetylmuramoyl-L-alanine amidase family protein: MIKKVTFAVLLVLILESSICVAQPASTIEIYINNQKVISDVPPVIYKDRTLVPIRVISEYFGATVLWDDKEKTVKVYLEGRQVILKINDTKALLDQQTVVLDVPAMIIDNRTMVPLRFVGEALMAEVSWNEKLRRVDVKKQIPQIVDFSYTTVNNIPALLIKGNTPLEYQVAGYDSERVAVDVKAQLKASKNVINVEDSVLKRVVVSELNDGSGLTRFVLEMEKGASFYIIKPDQNSIAITITNVLSSVELEEDGTLVARLKTVIPATYNCFTLGSPEKGDYRLVVDITNARLSASLPVVFDNDYIKGLRASQFTVNPYVVRVVFDLKGDLNYRVFQNGDEISVVFSSRKIPSRGDEDGSLKNKIIVIDPGHGGSDPGAVYAGVYEKDLNLDIAMRLKKLLEESGARVLMTRESDIYVSLYTRADIANQVGAHLFVSIHNNSSTNTSTSGTMTLYYPSPEKKEFAQILHKAVVETLGLPDLGLSERPNLVVTRETKMPSALVEVAFMSNARDLELLKTDEFKQKAAEGIYKGILRYFSAI; this comes from the coding sequence ATGATTAAAAAAGTAACCTTCGCAGTTTTATTGGTGCTTATTCTTGAAAGTTCAATATGTGTTGCACAACCTGCATCGACTATAGAAATTTACATCAACAACCAAAAAGTGATTTCTGATGTACCTCCGGTCATTTACAAAGATAGAACGCTGGTGCCCATAAGAGTCATATCCGAGTATTTCGGAGCGACGGTCTTGTGGGACGATAAGGAAAAAACGGTGAAAGTATATTTAGAAGGAAGGCAGGTAATTCTTAAAATAAACGATACGAAGGCTCTTTTGGATCAGCAGACTGTAGTATTGGACGTTCCGGCTATGATAATAGATAACAGGACTATGGTCCCGCTCAGGTTTGTAGGCGAAGCCCTGATGGCGGAAGTTTCTTGGAACGAGAAATTGCGAAGGGTGGATGTGAAAAAACAGATTCCCCAGATAGTAGATTTTTCATATACAACGGTGAATAATATACCCGCTCTCCTTATAAAGGGAAATACTCCTTTGGAATATCAAGTTGCTGGTTATGATAGTGAAAGAGTTGCGGTGGATGTAAAGGCCCAGCTCAAAGCATCGAAAAACGTGATTAACGTCGAAGATAGCGTGTTGAAAAGGGTGGTAGTAAGCGAACTCAATGACGGCTCGGGACTTACTCGATTTGTACTGGAAATGGAAAAGGGTGCTTCATTTTACATAATTAAGCCTGACCAAAATTCAATAGCCATAACTATTACTAATGTATTGTCTTCGGTAGAATTAGAGGAAGATGGGACTTTGGTAGCCCGTTTAAAGACGGTTATTCCTGCCACATACAATTGCTTTACTTTAGGTTCTCCTGAAAAAGGCGATTACAGACTGGTAGTGGATATTACAAATGCCAGGCTTTCCGCATCGCTGCCCGTGGTTTTCGATAACGACTATATAAAAGGTCTGCGTGCGAGTCAGTTTACGGTAAACCCCTATGTGGTAAGGGTGGTTTTCGACCTTAAAGGAGATCTAAATTACAGGGTTTTCCAAAACGGCGATGAAATTTCGGTAGTATTCTCTTCCCGTAAGATTCCATCCCGAGGTGATGAAGATGGTTCATTGAAGAATAAAATAATAGTGATAGACCCGGGACACGGAGGCAGTGATCCAGGAGCCGTATACGCTGGCGTTTATGAAAAGGATTTGAACCTTGATATAGCTATGAGACTAAAAAAACTCCTCGAAGAAAGCGGAGCGAGGGTTTTGATGACGAGGGAGAGCGATATCTACGTAAGCCTCTACACTAGAGCTGACATAGCTAATCAGGTAGGAGCCCACCTTTTCGTAAGCATACACAACAATTCCAGCACCAATACCTCCACTTCAGGAACCATGACCTTATATTATCCGTCTCCTGAGAAAAAAGAGTTTGCACAAATACTCCACAAAGCGGTGGTTGAAACTCTGGGACTTCCCGATTTGGGCTTGTCGGAAAGGCCAAATTTAGTGGTTACGAGGGAAACAAAAATGCCGTCGGCCTTGGTGGAGGTAGCCTTTATGAGCAACGCCCGCGACCTTGAGCTGCTCAAGACTGACGAATTCAAGCAAAAAGCTGCTGAAGGGATATATAAGGGAATATTGAGGTATTTTTCCGCTATATGA
- a CDS encoding redox-sensing transcriptional repressor Rex: protein MGSDEVKRVSLAVIRRLPKYHKCLGELLQKNVERISSQELGRILGFTASQVRQDLNNFGEFGQQGYGYNVEQLYNEIAKILGLNTEHKMVIVGAGKLGQALAGYRDFERHGFKILAMFDVDPHLVGSKVRDVPVYDMNELIYYVNENEVDIAVIAVPRERAQEVADILSKTLVKGIWNFAPVEVDAGPNIIVENVHLLDSLLTLSYRMNESKLMDRLARKNEKKSGLAKIPAE, encoded by the coding sequence ATGGGTTCCGACGAAGTCAAAAGGGTCTCCCTAGCTGTAATAAGAAGGTTGCCAAAATATCACAAATGTCTGGGAGAGCTTTTGCAAAAAAACGTTGAAAGGATTTCTTCGCAGGAACTTGGTCGGATTTTGGGTTTTACCGCTTCACAGGTGAGGCAGGATTTAAATAATTTTGGGGAATTTGGACAACAAGGATATGGTTACAATGTGGAACAGCTTTACAATGAGATAGCAAAGATTCTCGGGCTTAATACTGAACACAAGATGGTAATAGTTGGGGCGGGGAAATTGGGACAGGCGCTGGCCGGTTACCGCGATTTCGAAAGGCACGGATTTAAAATATTGGCCATGTTCGACGTCGATCCGCATCTTGTTGGTTCAAAGGTGCGTGACGTTCCCGTATACGACATGAATGAGCTCATATATTACGTGAACGAAAACGAAGTCGACATAGCGGTAATTGCAGTACCTCGTGAGAGAGCTCAGGAGGTAGCGGACATCCTGAGTAAAACTTTGGTAAAAGGAATATGGAACTTCGCCCCTGTCGAAGTCGATGCGGGGCCCAACATAATAGTTGAGAATGTGCATTTACTTGATAGTCTTTTGACGTTAAGTTACAGAATGAATGAAAGCAAGTTGATGGACCGCCTTGCCAGGAAAAATGAAAAAAAGTCTGGCCTTGCAAAAATCCCTGCTGAATAG
- a CDS encoding Na+/H+ antiporter NhaC family protein, protein MLLFFFVVLLVLLFAIPAMGNGEQKQQPEHYGFWSILPPLLAISLSIITKEVLSSLVVGIMVGAMILTGGNLIKAFEKAMETLITTAGDPSWNFRVLMFTALLGSIIGMISRANGPQAFGRWAEKNIKSRSLSLFITWLLGVLIFMDDYFNCMTVGTALRPVTDRFRVSRAKLSFIIDSTAAPVCTLVPISTWVAYVASLMIPLFEQFNLNLNPYTVYVQMLPYDFYPWLIVLMVLITSFTNLEYGPMAHSEYRALSGKGLWDESIMKTPPGDEFENMEKSEKGSAIDMVAPLLGLIIIMLVCMAYSGGFFEGKTGFFEAVMNSDSATALVWGATITLILTACFYSLRGIVRIKDSMEAVIQGAKSMMVALFVLSLAWTIGSICKELGTGLYVSSIMSDTFPAWAVPFTLFILTAFIAFSTGTSWGTWAIMIPIAVPLAVTMKLDLLPSIAAVLSGGVFGDHCSPISDTTIMSSTGGACPHIEHVNTQLPYALTAAVASAVGFLVTGFFDNAITVWLLTIAVFFIAVFVLHRIWGCSSFAEKQKQEVQPGN, encoded by the coding sequence ATGCTGCTTTTTTTCTTTGTGGTCTTGCTCGTGCTTTTGTTTGCGATCCCTGCTATGGGAAATGGGGAACAAAAACAGCAACCTGAACATTATGGTTTTTGGTCTATTTTACCTCCTCTTTTGGCCATAAGCCTTTCGATTATTACCAAAGAAGTTTTAAGCTCCCTGGTTGTTGGAATCATGGTAGGTGCCATGATTCTGACCGGAGGCAATTTGATTAAAGCTTTCGAGAAGGCTATGGAGACTTTGATAACCACAGCAGGTGATCCCTCGTGGAATTTCAGGGTATTGATGTTTACTGCTCTACTTGGCTCTATTATAGGTATGATTTCGAGGGCCAATGGTCCGCAGGCTTTTGGACGTTGGGCGGAAAAAAATATAAAGTCGAGGAGTCTGTCGCTTTTCATTACCTGGCTTTTGGGAGTCTTAATATTTATGGATGATTATTTTAACTGTATGACCGTAGGCACCGCCTTGAGGCCGGTAACCGACAGGTTTCGGGTTTCCAGGGCAAAACTTTCTTTTATAATCGATTCGACGGCGGCGCCGGTTTGCACTTTAGTGCCCATTTCTACGTGGGTGGCCTATGTAGCGTCTTTGATGATACCGCTTTTCGAGCAATTTAATTTAAACTTAAATCCGTATACCGTTTACGTTCAGATGCTCCCCTACGATTTTTATCCCTGGCTCATAGTCCTAATGGTTCTCATTACCTCATTTACAAACCTAGAATACGGGCCGATGGCGCATTCAGAATATAGGGCGCTATCCGGTAAGGGTCTCTGGGATGAAAGTATTATGAAGACTCCACCGGGAGATGAGTTCGAGAACATGGAGAAATCGGAAAAAGGTTCTGCCATAGACATGGTTGCTCCGCTTTTAGGGTTAATAATAATAATGCTGGTTTGTATGGCTTACAGCGGTGGATTTTTCGAAGGCAAAACCGGATTTTTTGAAGCGGTAATGAATTCCGATTCGGCGACCGCTCTGGTCTGGGGAGCCACAATCACCCTTATTTTGACAGCGTGTTTTTATTCGCTGAGAGGAATAGTGAGAATTAAGGATTCGATGGAAGCCGTTATACAAGGGGCAAAATCGATGATGGTGGCGCTTTTTGTGTTATCCCTGGCCTGGACAATAGGGAGCATCTGCAAAGAATTGGGTACGGGATTGTATGTTTCTAGTATCATGTCGGATACATTCCCCGCCTGGGCGGTACCGTTTACGCTCTTCATATTGACGGCATTTATAGCTTTTTCAACAGGTACTTCATGGGGAACTTGGGCTATAATGATTCCTATAGCTGTGCCGCTTGCGGTTACCATGAAACTGGACCTGCTGCCGAGCATTGCGGCAGTACTTTCCGGAGGTGTATTCGGAGACCATTGTTCTCCAATTTCGGATACTACCATTATGTCTTCTACTGGGGGCGCATGTCCGCATATAGAGCATGTAAATACTCAACTGCCTTATGCTTTAACAGCGGCAGTCGCGTCAGCCGTAGGATTTTTAGTTACCGGATTTTTTGATAATGCCATAACGGTTTGGCTTTTGACAATTGCGGTGTTTTTTATAGCAGTTTTTGTACTCCACAGGATCTGGGGATGCTCCTCCTTTGCTGAGAAGCAAAAGCAAGAAGTGCAACCTGGGAATTAA
- a CDS encoding helix-turn-helix domain-containing protein — MINPIAYNIRRLKKLHNITSRQLAKKLGLSKDTVDSYAIGRLTPKPNTLQKIAEVFGVPVEELTKPPEETLRSSYKDYVESTNQLKAVFDKLMTNPGNKAILKEIESIQKEVESKRAFFNNLVSEIIPVKYVPLYENAVQAGNPLELCSENIVSWQPVPQSMDVDCAVKGMVNSLAEAGISEGDVLLVKQTNVANQGDLIIAASDNGYTVKYLVKNEDTYLLRPANSKYKDITWQNENARIVGVVKGILKVS, encoded by the coding sequence ATGATAAATCCAATCGCATACAACATCAGACGCCTGAAAAAGTTACACAACATAACATCACGACAGTTAGCCAAGAAGCTCGGACTGTCCAAGGACACCGTAGACAGTTACGCTATAGGTCGCCTCACGCCAAAACCCAACACTCTCCAGAAAATTGCCGAGGTATTCGGAGTACCGGTAGAAGAACTGACCAAGCCACCAGAGGAAACCCTTCGCAGCTCTTACAAGGACTACGTAGAATCTACGAACCAGCTCAAGGCGGTATTCGATAAGCTCATGACGAATCCGGGCAATAAGGCAATATTAAAGGAAATAGAGTCTATTCAGAAGGAAGTGGAATCGAAACGTGCATTCTTCAATAATCTCGTGTCTGAAATTATCCCGGTAAAATACGTGCCGCTGTACGAAAACGCTGTTCAAGCAGGTAATCCGCTGGAATTATGCTCGGAAAACATTGTAAGTTGGCAACCGGTACCGCAGAGCATGGACGTAGACTGTGCGGTGAAGGGCATGGTTAACAGCCTTGCTGAGGCGGGAATCAGCGAAGGTGATGTTCTGCTCGTGAAACAGACTAACGTAGCTAACCAAGGCGACCTGATAATAGCGGCAAGTGACAATGGCTATACTGTAAAATACCTCGTGAAAAATGAGGACACATACCTGTTAAGACCAGCGAATTCAAAGTACAAAGACATCACATGGCAGAATGAAAACGCTAGAATTGTGGGTGTTGTTAAAGGTATCCTAAAGGTATCCTGA
- the lepB gene encoding signal peptidase I has translation MRHDLKREILDWIKSIAFALIIAFAIRTYIFEPMIVPTGSMIPTIQVGDRILVNKYIYRFEPVKRGDIVVFKYPDDTRQTFVKRVIGLGGDEIEIKDGKLYVNGNLLLEPYLKEPMIGDFGPYKVPEGHYFMMGDNRNNSKDSRFWENMYVPKKLIMGKAVYRIWPPGRIGRLE, from the coding sequence ATGAGACATGATTTAAAAAGAGAAATACTCGATTGGATAAAGTCAATAGCCTTTGCTTTGATAATAGCGTTTGCCATAAGGACTTATATATTTGAGCCCATGATAGTACCTACTGGTTCCATGATACCGACTATCCAAGTTGGCGACAGAATTCTTGTAAATAAATATATTTATAGATTTGAACCGGTAAAAAGAGGCGACATAGTGGTATTTAAGTATCCGGATGACACAAGGCAGACTTTCGTGAAAAGAGTAATCGGGCTAGGTGGCGATGAGATAGAAATTAAAGACGGCAAACTTTATGTCAATGGAAATCTTTTATTGGAGCCGTATTTGAAAGAACCGATGATAGGTGATTTTGGCCCCTATAAAGTTCCAGAAGGTCACTATTTCATGATGGGAGACAACAGGAACAATTCTAAAGACAGCCGCTTTTGGGAAAATATGTACGTTCCAAAAAAGCTCATTATGGGCAAAGCAGTATACCGGATATGGCCCCCTGGAAGGATTGGAAGATTGGAATAA
- a CDS encoding N-acetylmuramoyl-L-alanine amidase family protein — protein sequence MGNNRGKFPDFKVLILLFLLLAAGNFLILRSSKTLPIFWFFTPLSGRTVVIDPGHGGIDGGAYHSDGILEKHINLSVALKLKSVLEKNGAKVVLTRAKDESLDYMNNKSKSRHRRDLIARAEIINEVNPDIYLSLHVNAEKSSPATRGPMVFYHTSSPESRRLAELIQARLEEAYYSAGQSVRKRNPLANSTLFLLCNARPPGVIIEMGFMTNADDRRLLRNPDFQNKLANAIALALREYF from the coding sequence ATGGGGAATAATCGGGGCAAATTTCCCGATTTTAAGGTGTTAATCCTTCTTTTTCTCCTGCTTGCGGCCGGTAATTTTTTGATTTTAAGATCGAGCAAGACTCTCCCTATTTTTTGGTTTTTTACGCCCCTATCGGGAAGGACTGTCGTCATCGATCCCGGACATGGTGGAATAGATGGCGGTGCATACCACAGCGACGGTATTTTAGAAAAGCACATAAACCTTTCGGTAGCATTAAAACTAAAAAGCGTATTAGAAAAAAACGGCGCGAAAGTAGTGTTGACTCGAGCTAAGGACGAATCTTTGGACTACATGAACAATAAAAGCAAATCCAGGCACAGAAGGGATTTAATTGCGCGGGCTGAGATCATAAATGAAGTAAATCCAGACATTTATCTTAGCCTTCACGTAAATGCGGAAAAAAGTTCTCCTGCTACCCGCGGCCCCATGGTTTTTTATCATACCTCGAGTCCGGAAAGCCGGCGTCTTGCCGAGCTAATACAGGCCCGCCTTGAAGAGGCCTATTACTCGGCAGGCCAGAGCGTGAGGAAGAGGAATCCCCTTGCCAATTCCACCCTTTTTCTTCTGTGCAATGCCAGGCCTCCGGGAGTCATAATCGAGATGGGATTTATGACAAATGCGGATGACCGGCGACTTTTGCGGAATCCCGATTTTCAAAACAAATTGGCTAATGCCATAGCGCTAGCCTTGAGAGAATATTTTTGA
- a CDS encoding MFS transporter yields the protein MEFRDKYKILLAVLIGSLMGPLDGSAVNVAMPTLSEFFKAGMTTVSWVSMAYLLVLSGLLLTYGKLGDVIGYKKLFLRGMLLFTIASIFCGISPLIGILIASRALQAAGAGMMMAVAPAIITTTFPRNEMGRALGFNAVAVATGLSIGPSVGGFLLYAFGWRAIFFINIPIGIAGYFWAKKVLPEGQVLKKATFDVLGASLGFIFLMTILFYISKGQELGWHSLTARMLIAVSIIAFILFIINEKRTSEPMLELKLFSNRTFALGNLSCLLNFTAQYIMVFLTPFYLEKAGFLPGQVGAIMTAFPLTVLFVAPLSGMLSDRLDSLLLSSAGAIICSIALFLMGKLGYDSSIFDVVWRLMLFGLGNGLFQTPNNSSVMGSAPRNMQGVASGVLATMRNVGMVVGVAVGSGFFTFRNSYYLTMLPYTDGRLADEAFIRALRDAYFLAAFIDILCMLALLARGKKNETLKRKMEVH from the coding sequence ATGGAATTCCGGGACAAATATAAAATTCTACTTGCTGTTCTGATAGGAAGCCTTATGGGTCCGTTGGACGGTAGTGCTGTTAACGTCGCTATGCCTACCTTATCTGAATTTTTCAAAGCGGGGATGACGACTGTAAGCTGGGTTTCGATGGCTTACCTTCTGGTACTCAGCGGGCTACTCTTAACTTACGGTAAATTAGGCGACGTGATAGGCTACAAAAAACTTTTTTTGAGGGGGATGCTGCTTTTTACCATTGCATCAATTTTTTGCGGCATTTCGCCCTTGATAGGTATTTTAATAGCATCAAGAGCCCTTCAGGCAGCCGGCGCTGGGATGATGATGGCTGTGGCCCCCGCCATAATAACCACAACTTTTCCAAGGAATGAAATGGGGAGAGCCTTGGGGTTTAACGCGGTTGCAGTTGCTACCGGTTTATCCATAGGTCCTTCGGTCGGCGGCTTTCTACTTTACGCCTTCGGGTGGAGGGCTATTTTTTTCATAAATATCCCGATAGGCATTGCAGGATACTTTTGGGCGAAAAAGGTGCTGCCTGAAGGGCAGGTGCTAAAAAAAGCGACATTCGATGTCTTGGGAGCGTCGTTGGGCTTTATATTTTTAATGACGATTCTATTTTACATAAGCAAAGGTCAGGAGCTCGGATGGCATTCTTTGACTGCACGTATGCTCATTGCCGTTTCTATAATTGCTTTTATACTTTTTATAATAAATGAGAAAAGGACAAGCGAGCCGATGTTAGAACTAAAGCTATTTTCCAACCGGACTTTTGCTTTAGGGAATTTAAGCTGTCTTTTAAATTTTACTGCCCAGTATATAATGGTGTTTCTTACGCCCTTTTATCTTGAGAAGGCGGGTTTTTTGCCCGGTCAGGTGGGTGCGATCATGACTGCTTTTCCTCTTACGGTGCTCTTCGTCGCTCCGCTGAGCGGAATGCTCTCAGATAGACTAGATTCACTTTTGCTAAGCAGTGCGGGTGCCATTATATGCTCCATAGCCCTGTTTTTGATGGGTAAACTAGGATATGATTCCAGCATTTTTGATGTTGTATGGAGGCTTATGCTTTTTGGTTTGGGCAACGGTCTTTTTCAGACCCCCAACAACAGTTCTGTAATGGGCAGCGCTCCCAGGAATATGCAGGGTGTGGCCTCTGGAGTCTTGGCTACCATGCGCAATGTAGGAATGGTAGTAGGAGTTGCAGTTGGCAGTGGCTTTTTTACTTTTCGCAACAGTTATTATTTAACAATGCTTCCTTATACAGACGGTAGGCTTGCAGATGAAGCGTTTATAAGGGCACTGAGAGATGCTTACTTTTTAGCGGCATTCATAGATATTCTCTGTATGCTGGCTTTATTAGCAAGAGGGAAGAAAAATGAAACATTAAAAAGAAAAATGGAAGTTCACTGA